In Verrucomicrobiales bacterium, the genomic stretch TAGCACTCCAGCGGCTTCCCATCGAACTACCCCCCCGACAAATGCTAGCCCGAAGGTGGTGGCCAATCAGACCGACGGCAACCACGGGATCCCGGGCCCCCCCTACCACCTGAACCTCGAGACCATCGCCCGACTGGCGTTCCGCAAAAACCCGACTGTGCGCGCTTCCCGCGAAGAAATGCGCGCATCCAAACACGGTCTGGAGGAGTTCCGAGCCAACCTCAACCGACTGGAACCTTATGTCGAGATGCGGAATAACCTGACCCGCTTTCCCTTCCAACGAAGCGGCGTCGGCCATGAGCTAACGTCTGTTCTCGGAGTGCAAAAGGAAACCTTCGAAGGCTCGGTCATGAAGTTGGAGGTAGGCCCTTCTCTCTTCTCACGCTTCAATGAGGAACAGGATATCAATGGACCCGACCCCAAGGACGGCGAAGCGGGCGCGTTTATCGCCACCCGAATGGAGTTTCCTTTCCTGGGTTCGCGACGCCGACAGGACCGCATCATCAGCCAGGCGTTTCAGGAGTCTACCGCCCGAAAAGCCCAGTTGGACTACCTCAAGAGCTATCGGGCCCTGGTGGAGAATGCGCTGAGTTATTACAACCTCGTGATGTACTATCGCCGGCTGGTTGAAGCGTACCAGAACTGGAGCATCGACCTGGACAAACTGCTGAAGGAACCTCGCCTCCGAGCCGCCGATCGCTCCCGCGTCGAATCCGTGAGGAGCAGTGCGGAATCCTACCGCGGCCAGTACAGCGCTCGGGAAACGGAATACCTGAGTGTCCTGATGGGCTACCTGGGGCTGGACGTCACCAACGAAGTGACGATCGTGATGACGGAGTACCAGATGAGCCCCTTCGCGGTCTCCGCCAAAACCCCGGAGGGTCTCGAAACACTCATCGAGAAAGCACGGCAGAACAACCCCGCTTTCGAAGTTCTTGAGAACGCCATCCGCAACACCGAACTCCAACATGACCAGGCCGTGCGCGGCAAATTCGACGTCACCACTTTTGTCGAGGGCACGCTCTTCCCCTTCGGCTCCCGCGATCTGGACAGCCGTTCCAGCGGCTGGGCGGTTGGCGGTGGCGTGAACGTCCGGCTCAACGATCAGAAGGCGAGAACGGCGACGCGGCTGAAGACCGAGGCGCTCATTCGACAATTCCAGGCGGAGATCGAGGCCGAGGAGATCAACATTCGAAGAAAAATCCACAGCACCACTAAGGCGATCTGGGATAACGACGCGAACCGCGACCAAATGCTGGATGTGGCCCGACGAAAGGCTGCGGAATACAAGGATCGGCTGGATGAGTATTTTGCCGACACCATCAACATTGACCAATTGATGAGCACGCGATCCGACATCGCGTCCAACGCCTCCAGCCTGGCGAACATCGTCTACAACAGCGCGGATCGCGAATCCACCTTGATCCTGGCTGTAGGCCAGATCTACGAGATGGTCGGCCTAAAAATAGGCGGCGCGCTCAGCGACAGCGGCACTTCAGAGAAATAGCGCGGGGCCTATGGAGCTGACCGTGAAGCGGTCCGACGAGGTTTATAGTTCTGATCTCCGGTGGCACGACACCGCTGTTCCTTCACGCCAGTTATCCTCTGCCGCGCACCCATTCACCTACTCCCCCAGCCAGTCCGTCGCGTGCAGGAAAAGTGGAGACATGTCTCCGCGCTCCATAATCCTCCGCCCTTTCACACTTCGTCGGTATGGCCCGAACCCGCAGGGTTCAAAGAGATGTAGCCGGGGGTGCTCGCGCCCCCGGAACTGTTAAAATTACGGAGCATCGCGCCGCGATGCCATACTCACGCGAAAACCGTCCCAAGCGCGCCTCCCCATTCTTTTCCATCCGTGTCGTCCGAGAAATCCGCGGTCACAACGCCAACACCCTTCCCCCTTGACAGCCAAAACAAACTGTCCTACTGTCCTATGCCAGTTGTTAACTATGGTCATCGAGCTCAATTTCAAATCAGGGAAGCCGGTCTATTTGCAGGTGGTGGATCAGGTGAAGTCCGCGGTAGCTTCCGGCGCTCTCTCGCCGGGCGATCCCCTACCTTCCATTCGACCGCTGGCGGAGGAGCTTCGGGTCAATCGAAACACGGTTCTGAAGGCCTATCTCGAGCTCGAGAATCAAAACGTGATCGAGTCGTTTCCCGGCAAAGGCTCATTTATCAAGCGCAGCAAATCCCCCCTGCGACGCGAAGCCCGCCATGCCCTGCTCAACCAAGAGATCGACCAAGCCGTCGTGGCGGCGCACCACCTCCAGGTAAGCCGGGCCGATTTTCTCAAACTGGTGAACGAACGGTTCGATGAATTCGAACAACGCCGCGACGCCGCCTCAGCCAGCAAACCCGAAACCGCATGAACCCTCCAATGCCCATCATCGATATTCGCGACCTCCACTATTCCTATGACCGCGGGGAGGCGGTCACTGGGCTGGACCTGCGGGTGCAAGCGGGAACCTGCCACGGTCTCTTCGGACGCAACGGTGCCGGCAAGACCACCACCATGAAATGCCTCCTGAACCTGCTTCGACCTCAAGGAGGCTCCGTGAAGTTGTTCGGACTCAATGCCGCCACCGAGGACCTCAAGATCAAGCAGCGACTGGCTTATGTCCCGGACGCCCCCGCCTTCTATCCGTGGATGACCGTGCACGAGACCCTCGACTACCTGGCGTCGTTTCGTAAGACCTGGAATGACGCCAAGGAATCCGAGCTCCTTTCCCGGTTCGACCTCCCGCCCAAACAGAATGTCGCCGGTCTATCGAAGGGCCAACGCACACAACTCGCCCTGATCGGGGCGCTCTGCGCGGAACCCGAGCTACTGGTGTTGGATGAACCTACCTCTGGTCTCGATCCTCTAGTCCGACGCGAGTTTATC encodes the following:
- a CDS encoding GntR family transcriptional regulator, with the translated sequence MVIELNFKSGKPVYLQVVDQVKSAVASGALSPGDPLPSIRPLAEELRVNRNTVLKAYLELENQNVIESFPGKGSFIKRSKSPLRREARHALLNQEIDQAVVAAHHLQVSRADFLKLVNERFDEFEQRRDAASASKPETA
- a CDS encoding ABC transporter ATP-binding protein produces the protein MNPPMPIIDIRDLHYSYDRGEAVTGLDLRVQAGTCHGLFGRNGAGKTTTMKCLLNLLRPQGGSVKLFGLNAATEDLKIKQRLAYVPDAPAFYPWMTVHETLDYLASFRKTWNDAKESELLSRFDLPPKQNVAGLSKGQRTQLALIGALCAEPELLVLDEPTSGLDPLVRREFIETVIGAFQDGDPGARTILVSTHLISEFEGLIDEFTILDRGRHVLRSNADLARQRYRRIRARFRDPSPTVDLSGALSVQTRGRDWEVIVNGDGDRHFEALRALHPETIAWEGLNLEEIFMVTTKPERTLCT